A stretch of Nitrososphaerota archaeon DNA encodes these proteins:
- a CDS encoding cobalt-precorrin-7 (C(5))-methyltransferase yields MTNVFAVGVGPGSPKYVTELVKQIVIDCDVVIGYKYTIQTIQSLLEGKEIHEITMKNQEEAYQKVAKTLGQKKLVVPFTGDVNFSESEVVDRLIEIFGKITIIPGISATQVAASKAQVPLDRSKVITMHITTPIEEKKLELQKAILDGFSVVLVPRPWPRDPTKHFMQSEIAHYLRKNGFDTKKLRVHVYEFLTTDKETEFVGFVSDLEGKEFSDLSVMVINQHKLESYINF; encoded by the coding sequence ATGACAAATGTTTTTGCTGTTGGAGTAGGGCCAGGATCGCCAAAATATGTCACGGAGCTAGTCAAACAGATAGTTATTGACTGCGATGTCGTGATTGGCTACAAGTACACTATACAGACGATCCAGTCTCTGCTTGAGGGAAAAGAAATACACGAAATCACAATGAAAAACCAAGAGGAGGCCTACCAAAAAGTAGCAAAAACCCTGGGCCAAAAAAAATTAGTCGTTCCATTTACTGGTGATGTGAATTTCTCCGAGTCCGAAGTGGTTGATAGACTAATCGAGATCTTTGGTAAGATTACCATAATTCCTGGAATCTCAGCAACTCAGGTGGCTGCATCCAAAGCCCAAGTCCCCCTTGATCGCTCCAAAGTAATCACAATGCACATTACAACCCCAATCGAGGAAAAAAAACTGGAACTCCAAAAGGCAATACTGGATGGGTTCTCTGTCGTTTTGGTACCAAGACCTTGGCCGCGCGACCCAACCAAGCATTTTATGCAATCGGAAATTGCCCATTACTTGAGGAAAAATGGTTTTGATACCAAAAAACTGCGCGTCCATGTGTACGAATTTCTAACTACTGACAAGGAAACCGAGTTTGTAGGATTTGTCTCGGATTTGGAGGGTAAGGAATTTTCTG
- a CDS encoding peptidylprolyl isomerase, translating into MTPVFAETEISDKVVVLTTKSGEMVIELFPADAPKTVENFLKLTEEKFYDRTVFHRIIKDFMIQGGDPKTRPGGYQKLAEWGTGDAGYTIPGEFNTIMHKRGIVSMARGGDPDSASSQFFIVHQDTPSLDQSYSVFGRLATQASFDTLDKIANLETGGEASNDIPLQWGNAEILKAEIKSRSDIVDLLEQGKPERVTPRIAEQVSYSNERLGFSFVPPAGWFTQEPQKRNADTPDVVVVGDKIGGFTPAISVSAESANGITLEQYYEQNMETLKPAINAGVMVIQNEEKTIIKGNEGYVLEALGTFNVTGTQIKVKFKEVVIHSGDKFYTLTYTNSENNFATTLPKFMDTLESFSTSAQPTDLGPKENGPKPMGECAIATATFGTELAPQVQALREIRQNVLFGTSLGTTFMTGFNEFYYSFSPAIADLERQSPIFREMVKATITPMLSTMSILSYADIDSEQELLGYGIGIILLNIGIYFVMPAIIIVKIKNRFWS; encoded by the coding sequence ATGACGCCTGTATTTGCCGAAACAGAAATCTCTGACAAAGTTGTAGTACTTACCACAAAATCTGGAGAAATGGTAATAGAGTTATTTCCAGCAGACGCTCCAAAGACGGTAGAGAACTTTTTAAAATTAACAGAAGAGAAATTTTACGATAGAACAGTATTCCACAGAATAATCAAGGATTTCATGATTCAGGGTGGTGATCCAAAGACACGACCGGGTGGATATCAGAAACTGGCGGAATGGGGTACTGGCGATGCTGGCTATACAATTCCAGGCGAGTTCAATACAATCATGCACAAGAGGGGAATTGTTTCCATGGCTCGGGGTGGCGATCCAGACAGTGCTAGCTCACAATTTTTCATAGTACATCAGGACACACCTTCCTTGGATCAGAGCTATTCTGTGTTCGGTAGACTGGCAACACAGGCAAGCTTTGACACTCTGGATAAAATTGCAAATCTGGAAACAGGTGGAGAAGCATCAAATGACATTCCTTTACAATGGGGCAATGCTGAAATTCTCAAGGCCGAAATCAAAAGCAGATCCGACATTGTAGACTTGCTTGAGCAGGGCAAACCTGAAAGAGTCACACCAAGGATCGCAGAACAGGTTTCATATTCTAATGAAAGGCTAGGATTTTCATTTGTTCCGCCGGCAGGATGGTTTACGCAAGAGCCGCAAAAGCGAAATGCCGATACACCAGATGTAGTAGTTGTTGGCGATAAAATAGGCGGATTCACACCAGCAATTTCTGTTTCTGCTGAATCAGCAAACGGTATAACACTGGAACAATACTACGAGCAAAACATGGAAACACTAAAACCCGCAATTAATGCCGGCGTTATGGTCATTCAAAATGAAGAAAAAACTATCATCAAAGGAAATGAAGGCTATGTTCTAGAGGCATTAGGCACATTCAATGTAACTGGAACGCAGATAAAAGTCAAGTTCAAAGAAGTTGTAATACATTCTGGCGATAAATTTTATACTCTGACATACACCAACAGTGAAAATAATTTTGCAACTACATTGCCGAAATTTATGGATACTCTGGAGTCATTTTCTACCAGTGCCCAGCCAACTGATCTAGGTCCTAAAGAGAATGGCCCAAAACCAATGGGCGAATGTGCCATTGCAACTGCTACATTTGGAACCGAGCTGGCCCCACAAGTACAAGCCTTGCGAGAAATAAGGCAGAATGTTTTGTTTGGAACTAGCTTAGGCACAACATTCATGACTGGATTCAATGAATTTTATTATTCATTTAGTCCTGCAATTGCTGATCTGGAAAGGCAAAGCCCAATTTTCAGGGAAATGGTAAAGGCTACAATTACCCCAATGCTGTCTACAATGTCGATTCTAAGCTATGCCGACATTGATTCAGAGCAGGAATTGCTTGGCTATGGCATCGGAATAATACTACTAAACATTGGCATTTACTTTGTTATGCCTGCCATTATAATAGTAAAAATAAAAAATAGATTTTGGAGTTAG